The Aeromicrobium sp. Leaf245 genome includes a region encoding these proteins:
- the dapE gene encoding succinyl-diaminopimelate desuccinylase: protein MAVLDPSRDVVQLTADLCDIASESLQEAEIADAVAAVLDAASHLTVVRDGHTLVARTDLGRDERVVIAGHLDTVPANGNFPTRLDGDTLWGLGTCDMKGGVAVALRLAAGLPDPNRDVTYVFYDAEEIAAKYNGLGRVARERPELLEGDFAILMEPSVASVEAGCQGTIRVDVVTRGERSHSARSWMGHNAIHDAAELLVRLRDYEPRRVVIDGLEYREGLNAVAISGGVSGNVVPDLATVTVNYRFAPDRSEADALAHLAEVFEGFELTVTDSAPGAMPGLDHPAAAAFVAAVGAEPRPKFGWTDVAQFTQLGIPAVNFGPGDPIYAHKQDEHVPVAHLRTVEDALTRWLTA, encoded by the coding sequence ATGGCCGTCCTCGACCCCTCGCGCGACGTCGTCCAGCTGACGGCCGACCTCTGCGACATCGCCTCGGAGAGCCTCCAGGAGGCGGAGATCGCCGACGCCGTCGCCGCCGTGCTCGACGCGGCCTCGCACCTCACCGTCGTGCGCGACGGCCACACGCTCGTGGCGCGCACCGACCTCGGCCGGGACGAGCGGGTCGTCATCGCGGGGCACCTCGACACCGTGCCGGCGAACGGCAACTTCCCGACCCGGCTCGACGGCGACACCCTCTGGGGTCTCGGCACCTGCGACATGAAGGGCGGCGTGGCGGTCGCGCTGCGGCTCGCCGCCGGGTTGCCCGACCCGAACCGCGACGTGACCTACGTGTTCTACGACGCCGAGGAGATCGCCGCGAAGTACAACGGTCTCGGCCGCGTCGCCCGGGAGCGCCCCGAGCTGCTCGAGGGTGACTTCGCGATCCTCATGGAGCCGTCGGTCGCCTCGGTCGAGGCCGGCTGCCAGGGCACGATCCGCGTCGACGTCGTCACCCGCGGCGAGCGCTCCCACTCGGCGCGCTCCTGGATGGGGCACAACGCCATCCACGACGCCGCCGAGCTGCTCGTCCGGCTGCGCGACTACGAGCCCCGCCGCGTGGTCATCGACGGGCTCGAGTACCGCGAGGGCCTCAACGCCGTGGCGATCAGTGGGGGCGTCTCCGGCAACGTGGTGCCCGACCTGGCCACCGTCACGGTCAACTACCGCTTCGCCCCCGACCGCAGCGAGGCCGACGCGCTGGCCCACCTCGCGGAGGTGTTCGAGGGCTTCGAGCTCACGGTCACCGACTCCGCCCCCGGCGCGATGCCCGGGCTCGACCACCCGGCGGCAGCCGCGTTCGTCGCGGCGGTCGGCGCGGAGCCCCGTCCCAAGTTCGGCTGGACCGACGTCGCCCAGTTCACGCAGCTCGGGATCCCCGCGGTCAACTTCGGCCCCGGCGACCCGATCTACGCCCACAAGCAGGACGAACACGTCCCCGTCGCGCACCTGCGCACCGTCGAGGACGCCCTCACGAGATGGCTGACCGCATGA
- a CDS encoding GNAT family N-acetyltransferase, whose amino-acid sequence MSVLRVPDPADAEVLADLWATNREHLDPWSPERNADFYTVEGQLDLLERRLEAMVQGRGAYFVVLDDDRVVGEINLNDLVRGAFQNAHVGYWLAADVQGRGLMTRAVEEITTHAFEVLRLHRLQAATLAHNERSQAVLRRAGFESFGRAPRYLKIGGQWQDHVLFHRFTPHDV is encoded by the coding sequence GTGAGCGTGCTGCGGGTCCCCGACCCTGCGGACGCCGAGGTCCTCGCCGACCTGTGGGCGACCAACCGCGAGCACCTCGACCCCTGGAGCCCCGAGCGCAATGCCGACTTCTACACCGTCGAGGGGCAGCTCGACCTGCTCGAGCGGCGTCTCGAGGCCATGGTCCAGGGCCGGGGTGCCTACTTCGTCGTGCTCGACGACGACCGGGTGGTCGGTGAGATCAACCTCAACGACCTGGTGCGCGGGGCCTTCCAGAACGCTCACGTCGGCTACTGGCTGGCCGCCGACGTGCAGGGGCGCGGGCTGATGACCCGCGCCGTCGAGGAGATCACCACCCACGCGTTCGAGGTCCTGCGGCTGCACCGGCTGCAGGCCGCCACGCTGGCCCACAACGAGCGCTCCCAGGCCGTGCTCCGGCGTGCCGGGTTCGAGTCGTTCGGACGCGCGCCGCGCTACCTCAAGATCGGCGGGCAGTGGCAGGACCACGTGCTGTTCCACCGCTTCACGCCGCACGACGTCTGA
- a CDS encoding SDR family oxidoreductase, with the protein MPCALVTGAARPNSLAAAIVPRLRDDGWDVATSDLTGTDFDVDLSTPHGPTDLLDAVTRDRGPVGALVLSHAHDVETGVLDTTAESFDTHVAVNARASLLLIAGFARQVPDGGGAVVALTSDATTGNLPYGASKGALDRIVISAARELGPLGISANVLNPGPVDTGWMDDQLREGLLPHQPLGRLGEPRDVAAVVAFLLSPEGRWISGQLLHADGGFSARY; encoded by the coding sequence ATGCCCTGCGCCCTGGTGACCGGAGCAGCCCGACCGAACAGCCTCGCCGCCGCGATCGTGCCGCGACTGCGCGACGACGGCTGGGACGTGGCCACCTCCGACCTGACCGGCACCGACTTCGACGTGGACCTGTCCACGCCGCACGGGCCGACCGACCTGCTGGACGCCGTCACCCGTGACCGAGGCCCAGTCGGCGCCCTGGTGCTGAGCCACGCCCATGACGTCGAGACCGGGGTCCTCGACACGACCGCCGAGAGCTTCGACACCCACGTGGCCGTGAACGCGCGCGCCAGCCTGCTCCTCATCGCCGGCTTCGCCCGTCAGGTGCCCGACGGCGGGGGCGCGGTGGTCGCTCTGACGAGCGACGCCACCACCGGGAACCTCCCCTACGGCGCGTCCAAGGGGGCGCTCGACCGCATCGTGATCTCCGCGGCACGCGAGCTGGGCCCGCTCGGGATCAGCGCCAACGTGCTGAACCCCGGCCCCGTCGACACCGGGTGGATGGACGACCAGCTCAGGGAGGGGCTGCTGCCGCACCAGCCCCTCGGTCGTCTCGGGGAGCCACGCGACGTCGCCGCAGTGGTCGCCTTCCTCCTGTCGCCCGAAGGACGCTGGATCTCCGGACAGCTGCTGCACGCCGACGGCGGGTTCTCGGCCCGCTACTGA
- a CDS encoding CoA ester lyase, protein MSTPVIRPRRSVLYMPGANERALEKAKTIDADALILDLEDSVAPDAKAQGRENVCAAVRSGAYGHRELAIRVNSIGTEWHDDDVRAAAAAGPDAILVPKVESAEQVRALVAALEQHGAPEHTQLWAMIETPRALLHAEEIAAAHERLTVVVMGTNDIVNETYGLHVPGRNATVLTSLSWTLLAVRAAGKVVIDGVYNAVKDPEGFEAEARQGREMGFDGKTLIHPSQVDPANTIFAPSDDDVERATGLIETFEEAKAAGQGVVTFNGKMVEELHVRDARRILAFHEALAGR, encoded by the coding sequence GTGAGCACTCCCGTCATCCGCCCCCGCCGTTCCGTGCTGTACATGCCGGGTGCGAACGAGCGCGCCCTGGAGAAGGCCAAGACGATCGACGCCGACGCGCTGATCCTCGACCTCGAGGACTCCGTCGCCCCCGATGCCAAGGCGCAGGGCCGCGAGAACGTGTGCGCGGCCGTCCGGTCCGGCGCGTACGGTCACCGTGAGCTGGCGATCCGGGTCAACTCCATCGGTACCGAGTGGCACGACGACGACGTGCGCGCCGCCGCGGCCGCCGGTCCCGACGCGATCCTCGTCCCGAAGGTGGAGTCGGCCGAGCAGGTGCGTGCCCTCGTGGCCGCCCTCGAGCAGCACGGCGCCCCGGAGCACACCCAGCTGTGGGCCATGATCGAGACCCCGCGGGCCCTCCTGCACGCCGAGGAGATCGCGGCCGCCCACGAGCGCCTCACCGTCGTCGTCATGGGCACGAACGACATCGTCAACGAGACCTACGGTCTGCACGTGCCGGGCCGCAACGCCACCGTGCTCACGTCGCTGTCGTGGACCCTCCTGGCGGTGCGCGCCGCCGGCAAGGTGGTCATCGACGGCGTCTACAACGCGGTCAAGGACCCCGAGGGCTTCGAGGCCGAGGCCCGCCAGGGGCGCGAGATGGGCTTCGACGGCAAGACCCTCATCCACCCCTCGCAGGTGGACCCCGCCAACACGATCTTCGCGCCGTCGGACGACGACGTCGAGCGGGCGACCGGCCTCATCGAGACGTTCGAGGAGGCCAAGGCCGCGGGCCAGGGCGTCGTGACGTTCAACGGGAAGATGGTCGAGGAGCTGCACGTGCGCGACGCGCGACGCATCCTCGCCTTCCACGAGGCGCTCGCGGGTCGCTGA
- a CDS encoding serine hydrolase, which yields MSFEETVRDDALHRWAADALCGGSWAVATIEPGATRVAVQSIDPGDDLEIGSISKGLTALLLADAVERGEMLLTDRLDTFLPLDGSPAGLVTLDALSRHRSGLPSLPAQAHMGRRTASWLLLATNPYGDTLAELLEQTRATKVGRPRPVYSNLGFQLLGHAVAAAAGRPYRDLLAERLLGPLGLASASVPATPDELGQRAVVGRTRWGRRAEPWTGEALGPAGGVRMSVRDAATLARALLEGSAPGTAALEPVDDFVPGARIGAAWITSVHDGVDVTWHNGGTGGFRTWLGLDRAAGTAAVVLNARVRSVDAVGRRLLATLRT from the coding sequence ATGAGCTTCGAGGAGACCGTCCGTGACGACGCCCTGCACCGCTGGGCCGCCGACGCTCTCTGCGGCGGCTCCTGGGCCGTGGCCACCATCGAGCCGGGAGCCACCCGCGTGGCGGTCCAGAGCATCGACCCCGGGGACGACCTGGAGATCGGCTCGATCTCCAAGGGTCTGACCGCGTTGCTCCTGGCGGACGCCGTCGAGCGCGGCGAGATGCTGCTGACCGACCGGCTCGACACCTTCCTGCCGCTCGACGGGTCACCGGCCGGCCTGGTGACGCTGGACGCGCTGTCACGGCATCGTTCGGGGCTGCCGAGCCTGCCGGCGCAGGCGCACATGGGCCGCCGGACGGCGTCCTGGCTGCTGCTCGCCACCAATCCGTACGGCGACACCCTCGCGGAGCTGCTGGAGCAGACCCGGGCGACGAAGGTCGGCCGACCCCGCCCCGTGTACTCCAACCTCGGCTTCCAGCTGCTGGGCCACGCCGTCGCGGCCGCAGCGGGTCGTCCGTATCGCGACCTGCTGGCCGAGCGGCTGCTCGGTCCGCTCGGTCTGGCCAGCGCCTCGGTACCGGCCACCCCCGACGAGCTGGGTCAGCGCGCCGTGGTCGGCCGCACACGATGGGGCCGCCGAGCCGAGCCGTGGACGGGCGAGGCGCTCGGTCCCGCGGGCGGGGTGCGGATGTCGGTGCGCGACGCGGCGACGCTGGCACGAGCCCTGCTCGAGGGCAGCGCGCCGGGCACCGCGGCGCTCGAGCCGGTCGACGACTTCGTGCCCGGCGCCCGGATCGGCGCCGCGTGGATCACGTCGGTGCACGACGGCGTCGACGTCACGTGGCACAACGGCGGCACGGGCGGCTTCCGCACCTGGCTCGGTCTCGACCGGGCGGCCGGCACGGCCGCAGTCGTGCTGAACGCACGGGTCCGTTCGGTCGACGCCGTCGGTCGACGTCTGCTCGCGACCCTGCGCACCTGA
- a CDS encoding SDR family oxidoreductase translates to MELTDVRALVVGATGALGGGIARALHEAGASLAVTGRDADRLAAIGEELDAPTFVLDVVDVERAAATVRQAVDALGGLDVLVVATGVPAFGPAVDADPVVVEELFAVNTLGATGVVRAALPHLDGGVAVVLSAILADAPTAGMADYSAAKTALSAWLTVARREHRRSTRIVDVRPPHLDTDLASHALAGDPPRLPEPLPATDVVDAVLRAIDDDKATEVVWDRRDGLVVR, encoded by the coding sequence ATGGAGCTCACCGACGTCCGTGCCCTCGTCGTGGGTGCCACCGGAGCCCTCGGCGGCGGCATCGCCCGCGCCCTGCACGAGGCCGGCGCCTCCCTGGCGGTCACGGGGCGTGACGCCGACCGGCTCGCGGCGATCGGCGAGGAGCTCGACGCTCCCACGTTCGTGCTCGACGTCGTCGACGTCGAGCGCGCGGCGGCGACGGTGCGGCAGGCCGTCGACGCACTCGGCGGGCTCGACGTCCTGGTCGTGGCCACCGGCGTCCCGGCGTTCGGTCCGGCAGTGGATGCCGACCCCGTCGTGGTCGAGGAGCTGTTCGCCGTGAACACGCTCGGCGCCACCGGCGTCGTGCGCGCCGCGCTCCCCCACCTCGACGGTGGCGTCGCCGTCGTGCTGTCCGCGATCCTGGCCGACGCCCCCACCGCAGGCATGGCCGACTACTCGGCGGCCAAGACGGCGTTGTCGGCCTGGCTCACCGTCGCGCGCCGCGAGCACCGGCGGAGCACGCGCATCGTCGACGTCCGTCCGCCGCACCTCGACACCGACCTCGCGTCCCACGCACTCGCCGGTGACCCGCCGCGCCTGCCGGAGCCACTGCCGGCCACCGACGTGGTCGACGCCGTGCTGCGGGCGATCGACGACGACAAGGCCACGGAGGTCGTGTGGGACCGGCGCGACGGGCTGGTCGTGCGCTGA
- a CDS encoding DinB family protein — protein MSLDPVTTDLLDDAFGRVRELVEQQCSDLDESTATFQVDDGANTPVWLLWHLARVQDDHVAALADVPQAWDTWAERFAPHLGDGIEHGDIGYGHDLDQVLSVRPPAELVDAYHADVHALTRRYLRTLDATELARVVDERWDPPVTASARLVSVLGDTLQHLGQVAFVVGVAQRRSS, from the coding sequence ATGAGCCTCGACCCCGTCACGACCGACCTCCTGGACGACGCCTTCGGACGCGTCCGCGAGCTCGTGGAGCAGCAGTGCTCCGACCTCGACGAGTCCACGGCGACGTTCCAGGTCGACGACGGCGCCAACACGCCCGTCTGGCTGCTCTGGCACCTCGCCCGCGTGCAGGACGACCACGTGGCCGCCCTGGCCGACGTGCCGCAGGCGTGGGACACGTGGGCCGAGCGGTTCGCTCCCCACCTCGGCGACGGCATCGAGCACGGTGACATCGGGTACGGCCACGACCTCGACCAGGTGCTCTCGGTCCGACCTCCCGCCGAGCTGGTCGACGCGTACCACGCGGACGTCCACGCGCTCACGCGTCGCTACCTCCGGACGCTGGACGCCACCGAGCTGGCGCGCGTGGTCGACGAGCGCTGGGACCCGCCCGTCACCGCGTCGGCGCGCCTCGTGAGCGTGCTGGGCGACACCCTGCAGCACCTGGGCCAGGTCGCGTTCGTGGTCGGCGTGGCGCAGCGACGCTCCAGCTGA
- a CDS encoding helix-hairpin-helix domain-containing protein encodes MTSRAQLRRAALAQEGAEQVEVGPTRGWAVAGTVFAALTDDGRAALSLGIEPRSRMAGELPGVQTTSSGVLVDLDVIDGMALNHWVHEAWRHCAPAGVVEASAHAARAAAEGDDDLGAIGAPARRALHGAGIGSLDELAARDRDEVAALHGIGPRAVAALAAALAERGTTW; translated from the coding sequence GTGACGTCGCGGGCGCAGCTGCGCAGGGCGGCCCTCGCACAGGAGGGCGCCGAGCAGGTCGAGGTCGGACCCACGCGAGGCTGGGCGGTCGCGGGCACGGTGTTCGCCGCCCTCACCGACGACGGGCGCGCGGCGCTCTCGCTCGGGATCGAGCCGCGCAGCCGCATGGCCGGCGAGCTGCCCGGCGTGCAGACCACGTCGTCGGGCGTCCTGGTCGACCTCGACGTGATCGACGGGATGGCGCTCAACCACTGGGTCCACGAGGCGTGGCGGCACTGCGCACCGGCCGGTGTCGTCGAAGCGTCCGCGCACGCGGCGAGGGCTGCCGCCGAGGGCGACGACGACCTCGGTGCGATCGGTGCCCCGGCGCGGCGCGCGCTCCACGGTGCCGGCATCGGCTCGCTCGACGAGCTGGCTGCCCGCGATCGCGACGAGGTGGCCGCGCTGCACGGCATCGGCCCACGCGCGGTGGCGGCCCTGGCCGCTGCGCTCGCCGAGCGGGGGACCACGTGGTGA
- a CDS encoding TrmH family RNA methyltransferase — translation MRVTSRNAAFQQWEALLGNRRKRHQLGRMLVQGVRPVTVALDAVGRSGLVVDAVLHDDRPSPSQWAQDVVSRAVASGATAYELSAELLAELAEQEQDRPEVVLVVVQPADDVARLPVPADLLTVVLDRPSSPGNVGSIARSVDAFGGTGLVVCGHACDPYEPRAVRASTGSALTVPTVRLGSPREVLAWVEAARRDLGHVAVVGTDEHGEVELADADLTGPTVVVTGNETRGLSSAWREACDLVVHIPMTGTASSLNAANATSVVLYEASRQRRRR, via the coding sequence GTGAGGGTCACCTCGCGCAACGCCGCCTTCCAGCAGTGGGAGGCGCTGCTGGGCAACCGGCGCAAGCGTCACCAGCTCGGTCGGATGCTCGTGCAGGGCGTGCGCCCGGTGACGGTGGCGCTCGACGCGGTGGGCCGCTCCGGCCTGGTCGTCGACGCCGTGCTCCACGACGACCGGCCGAGCCCGTCGCAGTGGGCCCAGGACGTGGTCTCCCGCGCCGTCGCGTCCGGCGCCACGGCCTACGAGCTGTCGGCGGAGCTGCTGGCCGAGCTCGCCGAGCAGGAGCAGGACCGACCCGAGGTCGTGCTGGTGGTCGTCCAGCCCGCCGACGACGTCGCGCGGCTCCCGGTCCCGGCGGACCTGCTCACGGTGGTGCTCGACCGACCGTCGAGCCCGGGCAACGTCGGCAGCATCGCCCGGTCGGTCGACGCGTTCGGCGGCACCGGTCTCGTGGTGTGTGGTCATGCGTGCGACCCGTACGAGCCGAGAGCGGTGCGGGCGTCCACCGGGTCGGCGTTGACGGTTCCGACGGTGCGCCTCGGGTCCCCCCGCGAGGTGCTCGCGTGGGTCGAGGCGGCGCGTCGCGACCTGGGCCACGTCGCGGTCGTGGGCACCGACGAGCACGGTGAGGTCGAGCTGGCCGACGCCGACCTGACCGGCCCGACCGTGGTCGTGACGGGCAACGAGACCCGCGGCCTGTCGAGTGCGTGGCGGGAGGCGTGCGACCTGGTCGTGCACATCCCGATGAC
- the dapD gene encoding 2,3,4,5-tetrahydropyridine-2,6-dicarboxylate N-succinyltransferase, with the protein MSEQSAYGYGLATLTEDADVLDVWFPEPRLGTPGHDPEPEELTALTGEDAVRQVRKAVVHVVAPDLSAPPADVYDVWLRLHLLSHRLVQPHGVNLDGQFGLLTNVVWTTIGPCAVAGFEHTRARARAAGLTVNVTSIDKFPRMTDYVIPSGVRIGDADRVRLGAHLAEGTTVMHEGFVNFNAGTLGHAMVEGRISAGVVVGDGTDIGGGASIMGTLSGGGTEVISIGRNSLLGANSGIGISLGDDCVVAAGCYVTAGTKVRTPDGSVVKAAELSGQDSLLFLTNSETGQIEARPRGERRGIELNSDLHAN; encoded by the coding sequence ATGAGCGAGCAGAGCGCGTACGGCTACGGCCTGGCCACCCTCACCGAGGACGCCGACGTCCTCGACGTCTGGTTCCCCGAGCCCCGGCTCGGCACCCCCGGGCACGACCCGGAGCCCGAGGAGCTCACGGCACTCACCGGCGAGGACGCGGTGCGCCAGGTCCGCAAGGCCGTGGTGCACGTCGTCGCGCCGGACCTCTCGGCACCGCCCGCCGACGTCTACGACGTGTGGCTGCGGCTGCACCTGCTCTCGCACCGTCTCGTCCAGCCGCACGGGGTCAACCTCGACGGCCAGTTCGGGCTGCTCACGAACGTCGTCTGGACGACGATCGGTCCGTGCGCGGTCGCCGGGTTCGAGCACACCCGCGCCCGCGCCCGCGCCGCCGGCCTCACGGTCAACGTGACCAGCATCGACAAGTTCCCCCGGATGACCGACTACGTGATCCCGTCCGGCGTGCGCATCGGCGACGCCGACCGCGTGCGCCTCGGCGCGCACCTGGCCGAGGGCACCACCGTCATGCACGAGGGCTTCGTGAACTTCAACGCCGGCACGCTGGGCCACGCCATGGTCGAGGGCCGCATCTCGGCCGGTGTCGTCGTGGGCGACGGCACCGACATCGGAGGCGGCGCGAGCATCATGGGCACGCTCTCGGGCGGTGGTACCGAGGTGATCTCGATCGGTCGCAACAGCCTGCTCGGCGCCAACTCCGGCATCGGGATCTCGCTCGGCGACGACTGCGTGGTCGCCGCCGGCTGCTACGTCACCGCGGGCACCAAGGTGCGCACGCCGGACGGCTCCGTGGTGAAGGCGGCGGAGCTGAGCGGGCAGGACAGCCTGCTGTTCCTCACCAACAGCGAGACCGGCCAGATCGAGGCGCGCCCTCGCGGCGAACGGCGCGGCATCGAGCTGAACTCCGACCTGCACGCCAACTGA
- a CDS encoding VOC family protein: protein MALVTYKDLCIDVNDLHASAAFWAETLGLRVVPDEGVAGEQGEVHLEGPTPRHTVWPCVVPEPKSVKDRVHLDVHAAASVLPGTTRLSAEGEFRWTVVAGPEGDEICTFVRDDVPDYRLYELCVDVADHRAAAAWWQGVWGGTIGSEEEQRFSWLEDVPGMPFEGIVFCDVPEPKTVKNRLHWDVALTAGSGVADLEALGATVLRRPDDEVVWTVMADPDGNEFCVFDEDAA, encoded by the coding sequence ATGGCGCTGGTGACCTACAAGGACCTCTGCATCGACGTGAACGACCTGCACGCGTCCGCGGCCTTCTGGGCCGAGACGCTGGGTCTTCGCGTGGTGCCCGACGAGGGTGTGGCGGGGGAGCAGGGTGAGGTGCACCTCGAGGGACCCACCCCTCGGCACACCGTGTGGCCCTGCGTCGTGCCGGAGCCCAAGTCGGTCAAGGACCGGGTCCACCTCGACGTCCACGCCGCAGCGTCGGTGCTGCCCGGGACCACACGTCTCAGCGCTGAGGGCGAGTTCCGGTGGACGGTCGTGGCCGGCCCGGAGGGCGACGAGATCTGCACGTTCGTGCGCGACGACGTTCCCGACTACCGGCTCTACGAGCTGTGCGTCGACGTCGCCGACCACCGCGCCGCGGCGGCCTGGTGGCAGGGCGTGTGGGGTGGCACGATCGGCAGCGAGGAGGAGCAGCGGTTCAGCTGGCTGGAGGACGTCCCCGGCATGCCGTTCGAGGGCATCGTGTTCTGCGACGTGCCGGAGCCCAAGACGGTCAAGAACCGGCTCCACTGGGACGTCGCGCTCACCGCCGGATCCGGCGTCGCCGATCTCGAGGCCCTCGGCGCCACCGTGCTGCGCCGACCCGACGACGAGGTGGTCTGGACGGTCATGGCCGACCCCGACGGCAACGAGTTCTGCGTGTTCGACGAGGACGCCGCGTGA
- a CDS encoding CoA ester lyase has translation MRNPRAFLRPLAVGAPAPLAEVPFRPSRMIHFFDPSNEKMAAKVPDIASKVDIILGNLEDAIKTEKKEAARQGLVDIAKATDFGDTQLWVRVNSLDSPWVLDDLTTLVTEIGDKLDVIMVPKVEGAQDIHYVDRLLAQLEAKGNVQKPLLVHAILETALGVTNVEEIAAASPRMQGISLGPADLAASRRMKTTRVGGGHPGYLVRQDPTGEDLTEGRTTYQQDLWHYTIARMVDACAANDILPFYGPFGDIKDVVACEDQFRNAFLLGCVGAWSLHPVQIDIAKLVFSPSAEDVAHAKQVVEAMGDGSGAVMINGKMEDDASCKQCLVMLDLARELAERDPELKELYDL, from the coding sequence GTGCGCAACCCCCGTGCATTCCTCCGTCCGCTCGCCGTCGGAGCTCCCGCTCCGCTCGCCGAGGTGCCGTTCCGTCCGAGCCGGATGATCCACTTCTTCGACCCGAGCAACGAGAAGATGGCGGCGAAGGTCCCCGACATCGCCTCGAAGGTCGACATCATCCTCGGCAACCTCGAGGACGCGATCAAGACCGAGAAGAAGGAGGCCGCGCGCCAGGGTCTCGTCGACATCGCGAAGGCCACCGACTTCGGCGACACGCAGCTGTGGGTGCGCGTCAACAGCCTGGACTCCCCCTGGGTCCTCGACGACCTGACGACGCTGGTCACCGAGATCGGCGACAAGCTCGACGTCATCATGGTGCCCAAGGTCGAGGGCGCCCAGGACATCCACTACGTCGACCGTCTGCTCGCCCAGCTCGAGGCCAAGGGGAACGTGCAGAAGCCGCTGCTCGTGCACGCGATCCTCGAGACCGCGCTCGGCGTGACGAACGTCGAGGAGATCGCCGCCGCCAGCCCGCGCATGCAGGGCATCAGCCTCGGCCCGGCCGACCTCGCGGCGAGCCGCCGCATGAAGACCACGCGCGTCGGTGGCGGCCACCCGGGCTACCTGGTGCGCCAGGACCCGACGGGCGAGGACCTCACCGAGGGCCGCACGACGTACCAGCAGGACCTGTGGCACTACACGATCGCGCGCATGGTCGACGCCTGCGCGGCGAACGACATCCTCCCGTTCTACGGGCCGTTCGGTGACATCAAGGACGTCGTGGCCTGCGAGGACCAGTTCCGCAACGCGTTCCTGCTGGGCTGCGTCGGCGCGTGGAGCCTGCACCCGGTGCAGATCGACATCGCCAAGTTGGTCTTCTCGCCCAGCGCCGAGGACGTGGCGCACGCCAAGCAGGTCGTCGAGGCCATGGGCGACGGCTCGGGCGCGGTGATGATCAACGGCAAGATGGAGGACGACGCGTCCTGCAAGCAGTGCCTGGTGATGCTCGACCTCGCCCGCGAGCTGGCCGAGCGCGATCCCGAGCTGAAGGAGCTGTACGACCTGTGA
- a CDS encoding TIGR00730 family Rossman fold protein yields MSYQKGPVRLRRDRIPTSTTDQRLLDSRGPTDWVHTDPWRVLRIQAEFVEGFGALSELGPAVAVFGSARTKPDDPMYEKAREVAEKLCSRGYAVITGGGPGAMEAANRGASDCGGVSVGLGIELPHEQGLNEWVDLGINFRYFFVRKTMFVKYAQGYIVMPGGFGTLDELFEALTLSQTGKITTFPIVLFGTAYWQGLIDWLRDTMLPDGKINEADLDLVLLTDDVDEAVAHFDAVASE; encoded by the coding sequence ATGAGCTACCAGAAGGGTCCGGTGCGTCTGCGTCGCGACCGCATCCCCACCAGCACCACCGACCAGCGTCTGCTCGACTCGCGCGGACCCACGGACTGGGTGCACACCGATCCGTGGCGCGTGCTGCGCATCCAGGCCGAGTTCGTGGAGGGCTTCGGCGCCCTCTCCGAGCTGGGTCCGGCCGTCGCCGTGTTCGGCTCGGCGCGCACCAAGCCCGACGACCCGATGTACGAGAAGGCCCGCGAGGTCGCCGAGAAGCTCTGCAGTCGCGGCTACGCCGTCATCACCGGTGGTGGACCCGGTGCCATGGAGGCCGCCAACCGCGGGGCCAGCGACTGCGGCGGCGTGTCGGTGGGCCTCGGCATCGAGCTCCCGCACGAGCAGGGACTCAACGAGTGGGTCGACCTGGGCATCAACTTCCGCTACTTCTTCGTGCGCAAGACGATGTTCGTCAAGTACGCCCAGGGCTACATCGTCATGCCGGGCGGGTTCGGCACGCTCGACGAGCTGTTCGAGGCGCTGACGCTCTCGCAGACGGGCAAGATCACGACGTTCCCGATCGTGCTCTTCGGCACCGCCTACTGGCAGGGCCTCATCGACTGGCTCCGCGACACGATGCTGCCCGACGGCAAGATCAACGAGGCCGACCTCGACCTCGTGCTGCTCACCGACGACGTCGACGAGGCGGTCGCCCACTTCGACGCCGTCGCCTCCGAGTAG